The proteins below come from a single Crossiella sp. CA-258035 genomic window:
- a CDS encoding GntR family transcriptional regulator translates to MDRSLLRDRALTAIRQAIVVGDLPPGSPVRDVELAERLGLSRTPVREALARLTDEGLIESKPHSYTRVTAVDPEAVRDAQVVVQAMQSVAARLAVPRMGEPELAAMRAANERFATALAAGDPLAALTADQEFHAIAVRACGNAAVAATIGRYLPALHRLVLLRFDTLAARDSVRMHEEIIAACRAGEADRAARLVETNWATLTTHEDRSST, encoded by the coding sequence GTGGACCGGTCGCTGCTGCGAGACCGCGCGCTGACCGCCATCCGCCAGGCCATCGTGGTCGGCGACCTGCCACCCGGTTCACCGGTGCGCGACGTCGAGCTCGCCGAACGCCTTGGCCTGTCCCGCACGCCGGTCCGGGAGGCGCTGGCCCGCCTGACCGACGAGGGGCTGATCGAGAGCAAACCGCACTCCTACACCAGGGTCACCGCCGTCGACCCGGAGGCGGTGCGGGACGCGCAGGTGGTGGTGCAGGCCATGCAGTCGGTGGCCGCGCGGCTGGCGGTGCCGAGGATGGGGGAGCCGGAGCTGGCCGCGATGCGGGCGGCCAACGAGCGGTTCGCGACGGCGCTGGCCGCCGGTGACCCGCTGGCGGCGCTGACCGCGGACCAGGAGTTCCACGCGATCGCGGTGCGGGCCTGCGGCAACGCCGCGGTCGCCGCGACCATCGGGCGGTACCTGCCCGCCCTGCACCGCCTGGTGCTGCTGCGCTTCGACACCCTCGCCGCGCGGGACTCGGTGCGCATGCACGAGGAGATCATCGCCGCCTGCCGCGCGGGCGAGGCCGACCGCGCCGCGCGACTGGTCGAGACCAACTGGGCCACCCTCACCACGCACGAGGACAGGAGCAGCACGTGA
- a CDS encoding TROVE domain-containing protein, whose amino-acid sequence MGKFNLLTRLRTRQGGKAYQRDARTELFLLAVSNFVGEASCYELAEDRDNRYAALVRANTLLDPEWTARLLGWLRGSANLRSAALAGAVEFARTRQEHQLSGLTRQVVESVLQRADEPGELLAYWTARYGRAIPKPVKRGVADAVRRLYDERAALKWDSAARGFRFADVLELTHPAPRDALQGRLFRWLIDARHDRAGVPEGLPVLLARQALTALPVEARRALLVRDPAKAVTDLHEAGMTWEALAGWTQGPLDAAAWSAVLPAMGYMALLRNLRNFDRAGISDQDAARIAARLTDPAQVARSRQLPLRFLAAHRAAGARWSASLDTALTCSLASVPRLAGRTLVLIDTSYSMTDSFSRDGTLKRWDAAVLFGLALAARAEHATVVSYSDRSTVFPLRPEEPVLRGVRRWKSDGFFLGSGTNTVGALRKHFRGHDRVVVLTDEQHSDGDVSTAIPARVPLFTWNLAGYAPGHTPAGQPNRHTFGGLTDRSFELLSLVERGERGEWPF is encoded by the coding sequence ATGGGCAAGTTCAACCTGCTGACCCGGCTGCGTACGCGACAGGGTGGCAAGGCGTACCAGCGGGACGCTCGCACCGAGCTGTTCCTGTTGGCGGTCAGCAACTTCGTCGGTGAAGCCTCCTGCTACGAGCTCGCCGAGGACCGGGACAACCGTTACGCCGCACTGGTTCGGGCCAACACGCTGCTCGATCCGGAGTGGACGGCGCGGCTGCTCGGCTGGCTGCGCGGGTCGGCGAACCTGCGTTCGGCGGCACTGGCCGGCGCGGTGGAGTTCGCGCGGACCCGGCAGGAGCACCAGCTGTCCGGGCTGACCCGGCAGGTGGTGGAGTCCGTGCTGCAACGGGCCGACGAACCCGGCGAGCTGCTGGCCTACTGGACCGCGCGCTACGGCCGCGCGATCCCGAAGCCGGTCAAGCGGGGTGTCGCGGACGCGGTGCGCAGGCTCTACGACGAGCGTGCCGCGCTCAAGTGGGACTCGGCCGCGCGTGGCTTCCGCTTCGCCGACGTGCTCGAGCTGACCCACCCGGCGCCCAGGGATGCGTTGCAGGGCAGGCTGTTCCGCTGGCTCATCGACGCGCGGCACGACCGCGCCGGTGTGCCGGAAGGACTGCCGGTCCTGCTGGCCCGCCAGGCGTTGACCGCGTTGCCGGTCGAGGCCCGGCGCGCCCTGCTGGTCCGCGACCCGGCCAAGGCCGTCACCGACCTGCACGAGGCCGGGATGACCTGGGAGGCGCTGGCCGGCTGGACGCAGGGTCCGCTGGACGCGGCGGCCTGGTCCGCGGTGCTCCCGGCCATGGGCTACATGGCGTTGCTGCGCAACCTGCGCAACTTCGACCGGGCCGGGATCAGCGACCAGGACGCCGCCCGGATCGCGGCGCGGCTGACCGACCCGGCCCAGGTGGCCAGGTCGCGGCAGTTGCCGCTGCGGTTCCTGGCGGCCCACCGGGCGGCCGGCGCGCGCTGGTCGGCCAGTCTGGACACGGCGCTGACCTGCTCGCTGGCCTCGGTGCCGAGGCTGGCGGGCCGCACCCTGGTGCTGATCGACACGTCCTACTCGATGACCGACTCGTTCTCCCGCGACGGCACGCTGAAGCGGTGGGACGCGGCGGTGCTGTTCGGCCTCGCCCTCGCGGCGCGGGCCGAGCACGCCACCGTGGTGTCGTACTCCGACCGCAGCACGGTTTTCCCGCTGCGGCCGGAGGAACCGGTGCTGCGGGGCGTGCGCAGGTGGAAGTCCGACGGCTTCTTCCTCGGCTCGGGCACGAACACCGTCGGCGCGCTGCGCAAGCACTTCCGCGGGCACGACCGGGTGGTGGTCCTGACCGACGAGCAGCACAGTGACGGCGACGTCAGCACCGCCATCCCGGCCAGGGTTCCGCTGTTCACCTGGAACCTGGCCGGCTACGCACCCGGCCACACCCCGGCGGGCCAGCCGAACCGGCACACCTTCGGCGGCCTGACCGACCGCTCGTTCGAGCTGCTGTCCCTGGTGGAACGCGGCGAACGCGGCGAGTGGCCGTTCTAG
- a CDS encoding 1-aminocyclopropane-1-carboxylate deaminase, with product MSLANFPRYPLLFGPSPVHELTRLTRHLGGARIWAKREDCNSGLAYGGNKVRKLEYLVVDALAQGCDTLVSIGGVQSNHTRQVAAVAAVTGMRAVLVQEDWVEHDTPGYAQVGNLQLSRLLGADIRRSSAGFDIGYRPSWEQALAEVRAEGGTPYAIPAGASDHPLGGLGFARWAQEVMEQERELGIFFDTVVVCSVTGSTQAGMIAGFAAAGGPPRRVIGIDASAAPETTREQVRRIAENTATLLETELPPDALILDERYHAGAYGIPDEQTLAAMRVAARTEGMITDPVYEGKSMAGLLDLVSRKEIGPDSTVLYAHLGGQPALNAYPELFAS from the coding sequence GTGAGCCTGGCGAACTTCCCCCGCTACCCCCTGCTGTTCGGCCCTTCCCCGGTGCACGAGCTGACCCGGCTGACCCGGCACCTGGGCGGCGCCCGGATCTGGGCCAAGCGCGAGGACTGCAACTCCGGCCTGGCCTACGGTGGCAACAAGGTGCGCAAGCTGGAGTACCTGGTGGTGGACGCGCTCGCGCAGGGCTGCGACACGCTGGTCTCCATCGGCGGCGTGCAGTCCAACCACACCCGCCAGGTGGCCGCGGTCGCCGCGGTGACCGGGATGCGCGCGGTGCTGGTGCAGGAGGACTGGGTCGAGCACGACACCCCCGGCTACGCCCAGGTGGGCAACCTGCAGCTGAGCAGGCTGCTGGGCGCGGACATCCGGCGCTCGTCGGCCGGTTTCGACATCGGCTACCGGCCCAGCTGGGAGCAGGCCCTCGCCGAGGTCAGGGCCGAGGGCGGCACCCCGTACGCCATCCCGGCCGGAGCCAGCGACCATCCCCTGGGCGGCCTCGGCTTCGCCCGCTGGGCACAGGAAGTCATGGAGCAGGAACGAGAGCTGGGCATCTTCTTCGACACCGTCGTGGTCTGCTCGGTGACCGGCTCCACGCAGGCGGGCATGATCGCCGGCTTCGCCGCCGCGGGCGGCCCACCGCGCCGGGTGATCGGCATCGACGCCTCGGCCGCTCCCGAGACCACTCGCGAACAGGTCCGCCGCATCGCCGAGAACACCGCGACCCTGCTGGAAACCGAGCTCCCGCCCGACGCGCTGATCCTGGACGAGCGCTACCACGCAGGCGCCTACGGCATCCCGGACGAGCAGACCCTGGCGGCGATGCGCGTCGCGGCCCGGACCGAGGGCATGATCACCGACCCGGTGTACGAGGGCAAGTCCATGGCCGGGTTGCTGGACCTGGTCTCCCGCAAGGAGATCGGCCCGGACTCGACGGTGCTGTACGCGCACCTGGGCGGCCAGCCCGCGCTGAACGCCTACCCGGAGCTGTTCGCCAGCTGA
- a CDS encoding TetR/AcrR family transcriptional regulator, giving the protein MAAEQKPNLSVWTRPRRTREQPALSRAQIVAEAVRLLDADGLETLSMRNLGARLGAGATSLYRHVANKDELIELVVDEVYGEIEIPDPDEDWRAGATACAHSMRAMILRHPWMASVLGQAGLSYLGPNVMRLNDRMLAVYLAAGFDLLEADQALSVVAAYVIGISTSEAAWLTTLARSGQDEADWAERLRETAAQAMAPYPRLSELTAAYERQDQPRDHRFDYGLARILDGLATRLR; this is encoded by the coding sequence ATGGCCGCTGAGCAGAAGCCGAACCTGTCGGTGTGGACCCGTCCGCGCCGCACCCGCGAACAACCCGCGCTGAGCCGGGCGCAGATCGTGGCCGAGGCCGTCCGGCTGCTCGACGCCGACGGCTTGGAGACGCTGAGCATGCGCAACCTGGGCGCGCGGCTGGGCGCGGGCGCGACCTCGCTGTACCGGCACGTGGCCAACAAGGACGAGCTGATCGAGCTGGTGGTGGACGAGGTCTACGGCGAGATCGAGATCCCGGACCCGGACGAGGACTGGCGGGCGGGCGCGACGGCCTGCGCGCACAGCATGCGCGCGATGATCCTGCGGCACCCGTGGATGGCCTCGGTGCTCGGCCAAGCCGGGCTGTCCTACCTGGGCCCCAACGTGATGCGGCTCAACGACCGGATGCTCGCGGTCTACCTGGCCGCCGGTTTCGACCTGCTGGAGGCGGACCAGGCGCTGAGCGTGGTGGCCGCGTACGTGATCGGCATCAGCACCAGCGAGGCGGCCTGGCTGACCACGCTGGCGCGCAGCGGACAGGACGAGGCGGACTGGGCGGAACGGTTGCGGGAGACCGCGGCGCAGGCCATGGCGCCCTATCCGCGGCTGAGCGAGCTGACCGCGGCCTACGAGCGCCAGGACCAGCCCCGCGACCACCGGTTCGACTACGGACTGGCCCGGATCCTGGACGGGCTGGCCACCAGGCTGCGCTAG
- a CDS encoding endonuclease/exonuclease/phosphatase family protein, whose product MRLTRLLALLTSAVLPLGAAVPAVAAPAAPGQLKVMSVNLWYGGTKVNDYRAKQVRFLREQAVDVVAMQESYSVAAKELAAELGWHHYQASYSLGLISRYPITARYAPTSATGKTLKGAGIRIRLPQGKETVVWSAHLNYTPYGPYDACHAGMSTAQILRREEESQRPQEIRDILAELREELADAKRTPVILAGDFNTPSHLDWTAATRKSHCGYTIDWPTTKEVAKAGLTDSYRAVHPDPARGPGNTWSPVYPWNDEAGKPEPQDRIDFIDVKGSLRVLDSRTVVVGTPKPVPHHGDNEWTSDHAAVVSTFRFTA is encoded by the coding sequence GTGCGACTCACCAGACTGCTCGCCCTGCTGACCAGTGCCGTTCTGCCGCTGGGCGCCGCAGTGCCCGCGGTGGCGGCGCCCGCCGCGCCGGGACAGCTGAAAGTCATGTCGGTCAACCTCTGGTACGGCGGCACCAAGGTCAACGACTACCGCGCCAAGCAGGTCCGCTTTCTTCGGGAGCAGGCCGTGGACGTGGTGGCCATGCAGGAGAGTTACAGCGTCGCGGCCAAGGAACTGGCGGCCGAGCTCGGCTGGCACCACTACCAGGCCAGCTACAGCCTCGGCCTGATCAGCCGGTACCCGATCACCGCCAGGTACGCCCCGACCAGCGCGACCGGGAAAACCCTCAAGGGAGCCGGAATCCGGATCCGGCTGCCCCAGGGCAAGGAGACGGTGGTGTGGTCGGCGCACCTGAACTACACCCCGTACGGCCCCTACGACGCCTGCCACGCGGGCATGAGCACCGCGCAGATCCTGCGCCGAGAGGAGGAGTCCCAGCGCCCCCAGGAGATCCGCGACATCCTGGCCGAGCTGCGCGAGGAACTGGCCGATGCCAAGCGCACGCCGGTGATCCTGGCCGGTGACTTCAACACGCCCTCGCACCTGGACTGGACCGCGGCCACCCGGAAGTCCCACTGCGGTTACACCATCGACTGGCCCACCACCAAGGAGGTCGCCAAGGCAGGCCTGACCGACTCCTACCGCGCCGTGCACCCCGACCCGGCCCGCGGCCCCGGCAACACCTGGTCCCCGGTCTACCCCTGGAACGACGAGGCGGGTAAGCCGGAACCCCAGGACCGCATCGACTTCATCGACGTCAAGGGGTCGCTGCGGGTGCTGGACTCGCGCACGGTGGTCGTCGGCACGCCGAAGCCGGTGCCCCACCACGGCGACAACGAGTGGACCTCCGATCACGCTGCGGTGGTGAGCACCTTCCGCTTCACCGCCTGA
- a CDS encoding serine hydrolase domain-containing protein has translation MTFDLAHCQTRLDQLRAQHHVPGATLAVLADGRIHELASGLLHRGTGVPATTESVFQLGSVAKVYTATLVMRLVEAGDLELEARVVDLLPEFRVADPEATKTITVRQLLNHTSGLSGDFSLDTGRGDDALAKYVEACADLGQDFPPGAAFAYSSSGYSLLGRIIEVVTGQTWEEALRTRLLEPLGLTHSVTLPEEVLRFRAAIGHEGPSGQDPAPVPVWNLMTRNAGPYGGALCASAGDVVRFARLHLDGGRTPEGEALLTAGTVAAMQHREVEVPDKWTVSSDAWGLGWTLYDWHGTPGYGHDGAATGQFAYLRVIPGARVAVALLTNGGDARLLYADLFRELLAELADVAMPAPFGPPAQPIAADLARFAGTYRREGVEITVTEREGVTRLVYRFVGGMAVYSDALELELTAVSVSERVTVCAGPGTGTFSGDWMPVVFTELPDGTGCVYVGARATPKVA, from the coding sequence ATGACCTTCGACCTCGCGCACTGTCAGACCCGGCTCGACCAGCTCCGCGCCCAGCACCACGTGCCCGGCGCGACCCTGGCGGTGCTGGCCGACGGCCGGATCCACGAGCTGGCCAGTGGCCTGCTGCACCGCGGCACCGGCGTGCCCGCGACCACCGAGTCGGTGTTCCAGCTCGGCTCGGTCGCCAAGGTGTACACGGCCACCCTGGTCATGCGGCTGGTCGAGGCGGGTGACCTGGAGCTGGAGGCGCGGGTCGTGGACCTGCTGCCGGAGTTCCGCGTCGCCGATCCCGAGGCGACCAAGACGATCACGGTCCGCCAGCTGCTCAACCACACCAGCGGCCTCAGCGGCGACTTCAGCCTGGACACCGGCCGCGGCGACGACGCGCTGGCCAAGTACGTCGAAGCCTGCGCCGACCTGGGCCAGGACTTCCCGCCCGGCGCGGCCTTCGCCTACAGCAGCAGCGGCTACAGCCTGCTCGGCCGGATCATCGAGGTGGTCACCGGCCAGACCTGGGAGGAAGCGCTGCGCACCCGGCTGCTGGAGCCGCTGGGCCTGACCCACTCGGTCACCCTGCCCGAGGAGGTGCTGCGCTTCCGCGCCGCCATCGGCCACGAGGGCCCCTCCGGCCAGGACCCCGCGCCCGTCCCGGTGTGGAACCTGATGACCCGCAACGCCGGCCCCTACGGCGGCGCCCTGTGCGCCAGCGCCGGTGACGTGGTCCGTTTCGCCCGCCTGCACCTCGACGGCGGCCGAACCCCCGAGGGCGAGGCCCTGCTCACCGCCGGGACGGTCGCCGCGATGCAGCACCGCGAGGTCGAGGTCCCGGACAAGTGGACGGTCAGCTCCGACGCCTGGGGCCTGGGCTGGACCCTGTACGACTGGCACGGCACCCCCGGCTACGGCCACGACGGCGCCGCCACCGGCCAGTTCGCCTACCTGCGCGTCATCCCGGGCGCCAGGGTCGCGGTCGCCCTGCTCACCAACGGCGGCGACGCCCGCCTGCTGTACGCCGACCTGTTCCGCGAACTACTGGCCGAACTCGCCGACGTCGCCATGCCCGCCCCCTTCGGCCCCCCGGCCCAGCCCATCGCGGCGGACCTGGCCCGCTTCGCCGGGACCTACCGCCGCGAGGGCGTGGAGATCACGGTGACCGAACGGGAGGGCGTGACCCGGCTGGTGTACCGGTTCGTGGGCGGGATGGCGGTGTACTCGGACGCGCTGGAACTGGAGCTGACGGCGGTGTCGGTGTCCGAGCGGGTGACGGTGTGCGCGGGGCCGGGGACGGGGACGTTCAGCGGCGACTGGATGCCGGTGGTGTTCACGGAGCTGCCGGATGGGACGGGGTGCGTGTACGTGGGTGCGCGGGCAACGCCGAAGGTCGCCTGA
- a CDS encoding FAD-dependent monooxygenase, whose protein sequence is MAEQLDVVIAGGGPNGLLLASELALGGVRPVVLERLAEPSLEPKANGLVGRVLEALDHRGLYEVFSGQTGRPPRTPFFQFGALVLDLSIVDEHALGTLAVPQARMEELLTKRALELGVEIRREHEVADFSQDADGVTVRVRTPEGEREIRARYLIGADGGRSTIRKRCGIGFPGVTDDSFTGWIGSVVIEEPVAVPGTGELEVPGIGRLYPATFRRTERGLFAYGMFTPGQYRVFVMEWHGDEAESGLAGLRAAAGRVLGTDIPMRVVAGADEPDRTTAGINSRQAERYRDGRVLLVGDSAHVHSGIGGPGLNLGMQDALNLGWKLAAVLTGRAGAELLDSYERERFPVGERVIMHTRAQTALVSPGPNVTALRELMEELLSEEVVIRRIADLMAGADIRYDMGVPDPHPLVGRWLPDVSLRTAAGPTRVAELMRAARPVLLALADAPELVAAAQGWADRVDLVRASLDVEPARQEEPPEPTALGASAGVRTRTGTGAGLGEVEVVLVRPDGYVAWAGAADAPGAAEALRRALATWFGEADR, encoded by the coding sequence GTGGCAGAACAGCTTGACGTGGTCATCGCCGGTGGCGGCCCGAACGGGTTGCTGCTGGCCAGCGAACTGGCCCTGGGCGGGGTGCGGCCGGTGGTGCTGGAACGACTCGCCGAACCCTCGCTGGAACCCAAGGCCAACGGCCTGGTCGGCCGGGTGCTGGAGGCACTCGACCACCGCGGCCTCTACGAAGTGTTCAGCGGGCAGACCGGCCGCCCGCCGCGCACGCCGTTCTTCCAGTTCGGCGCGCTGGTACTAGATCTGTCCATTGTGGACGAACACGCGCTCGGCACGCTCGCGGTGCCGCAGGCCAGGATGGAGGAGCTGCTCACCAAGCGGGCGCTGGAGCTCGGGGTGGAGATCCGGCGTGAGCACGAGGTCGCCGACTTCAGCCAGGACGCCGACGGGGTCACCGTGCGGGTCCGAACGCCTGAGGGCGAACGCGAGATCCGCGCCCGGTACCTGATCGGCGCGGACGGCGGGCGCAGCACGATCCGGAAGCGTTGCGGCATCGGCTTTCCCGGGGTCACCGACGACTCCTTCACCGGCTGGATCGGCAGTGTGGTGATCGAGGAGCCGGTGGCCGTGCCCGGCACCGGCGAGCTGGAGGTGCCCGGCATCGGACGGCTGTACCCGGCCACGTTCCGGCGCACCGAACGCGGCCTGTTCGCCTACGGCATGTTCACCCCCGGCCAGTACCGGGTGTTCGTGATGGAGTGGCACGGGGACGAGGCGGAGTCCGGGCTGGCCGGGTTGCGCGCGGCGGCGGGCCGGGTGCTCGGCACGGACATCCCGATGCGCGTGGTGGCGGGCGCGGACGAGCCGGACCGCACCACCGCGGGCATCAACTCCCGGCAGGCCGAGCGGTACCGGGACGGCCGGGTGCTGCTGGTGGGCGACTCGGCGCACGTGCACTCCGGCATCGGCGGCCCTGGGCTGAACCTGGGCATGCAGGACGCGCTGAACCTGGGCTGGAAACTGGCCGCGGTGCTCACCGGCCGGGCAGGTGCGGAACTGCTGGACTCCTATGAGCGGGAACGGTTCCCGGTCGGCGAGCGGGTGATCATGCACACCAGGGCGCAGACCGCGCTGGTCTCGCCGGGGCCGAACGTGACCGCGCTGCGCGAGCTGATGGAGGAGCTGCTCAGCGAGGAGGTGGTGATCCGGCGGATCGCGGACCTGATGGCGGGCGCGGACATCCGCTACGACATGGGCGTGCCGGACCCGCATCCGCTGGTGGGCCGCTGGCTGCCGGATGTCTCGCTGCGCACCGCGGCCGGGCCGACCAGGGTGGCGGAGCTGATGCGCGCGGCCCGGCCGGTGCTGCTGGCGCTGGCCGACGCGCCGGAGCTGGTGGCCGCGGCGCAGGGGTGGGCGGACCGGGTCGACCTGGTGCGGGCCAGCCTGGACGTGGAGCCGGCCCGGCAGGAAGAACCGCCGGAGCCGACCGCACTGGGCGCCTCAGCCGGGGTGCGTACGCGTACAGGCACCGGGGCCGGGCTTGGGGAGGTCGAGGTCGTGCTGGTGCGGCCCGACGGCTACGTGGCCTGGGCGGGTGCCGCGGACGCGCCCGGCGCGGCGGAAGCGCTGCGCCGGGCGCTGGCCACCTGGTTCGGCGAGGCCGATCGGTAA
- a CDS encoding TetR family transcriptional regulator, giving the protein MEPGLRERKKAATRQALSWAAVRLAVERGLDNVLVEDIAAAAGVSARTFNNYFGSKAEAIAYRHLERARQIGVRLRERPAAEPLWTAVTEAVLGHFRAMAEAPPDPAWQAGVRLMTAEPSVVGEFLKASAQADQEFAEVVAERTGTDVKQDLYPRLVAGSVSSAIAVATELWMHADPPRPVIPLISEALAQVSAGLPAP; this is encoded by the coding sequence ATGGAACCCGGTCTGCGCGAACGCAAGAAGGCGGCCACCCGGCAGGCGCTCAGCTGGGCCGCGGTGCGGCTGGCGGTCGAGCGCGGGCTGGACAACGTGCTGGTCGAGGACATCGCGGCGGCGGCCGGGGTGTCCGCGCGGACCTTCAACAACTACTTCGGCAGCAAGGCCGAGGCGATCGCCTACCGGCACCTGGAGCGCGCCAGGCAGATCGGGGTCCGGCTGCGGGAGCGGCCCGCGGCCGAACCGCTGTGGACCGCGGTGACCGAGGCCGTGCTCGGGCACTTCCGGGCCATGGCCGAGGCGCCGCCGGATCCGGCCTGGCAGGCCGGGGTGCGGCTGATGACCGCGGAGCCGAGCGTGGTCGGCGAGTTCCTCAAGGCCAGCGCGCAGGCCGACCAGGAGTTCGCCGAGGTGGTCGCCGAGCGCACCGGCACCGATGTGAAGCAGGACCTGTACCCGCGGCTGGTCGCCGGCTCGGTCAGCTCGGCCATCGCGGTGGCCACCGAGCTCTGGATGCACGCCGACCCGCCGCGGCCGGTGATCCCGCTGATCTCCGAGGCGCTGGCCCAGGTTTCGGCCGGACTGCCTGCCCCGTAA